Proteins co-encoded in one Maylandia zebra isolate NMK-2024a linkage group LG16, Mzebra_GT3a, whole genome shotgun sequence genomic window:
- the tent5c gene encoding terminal nucleotidyltransferase 5C: protein MDNKEESNSCPFSVLTWEQVSRLNEVLTEVVPVHGRGNFPTLEVQLNDIVARVRSRLELSGIKVKDVRLNGSTASHVLVQDIGWSYKDLDVIFRVDLPREAEFKLIKDVVLSTLLDFLPEGVNKEKITPMTLKEAYVQKLVKVNTEQDRWSLISLSNNNGRNVELKFVDSIRRQFEFSVDSFQIVLDSMLSFYEVEQAPMSEAFHPTVGGESMYGDFNTALTHLRNKLIATKRPEEIRGGGLLKYCNLLVRDFQPASEEEFKGLERYMCSRFFIDFPDIGEQQRKVESYLQSHFVGEEKSKYDYLMILRRVVNESTVCLMGHERRQTLHLISLMAFRVLAEQNAIPDASCVTCYYQPAPYVRDHNFSNYYVANQNIPTWLPCN, encoded by the coding sequence ATGGATAACAAGGAGGAATCAAACAGTTGTCCCTTCAGCGTCTTGACTTGGGAGCAGGTGAGCCGGCTCAATGAAGTTCTGACTGAGGTCGTGCCCGTTCATGGACGGGGGAACTTTCCTACTTTGGAGGTGCAGCTGAATGATATTGTGGCTCGGGTGCGCTCCCGCCTTGAGCTCAGCGGCATTAAGGTGAAGGACGTACGGCTTAATGGCTCCACAGCCAGCCACGTGCTGGTGCAAGATATTGGCTGGAGCTACAAGGACCTGGACGTCATCTTCAGGGTGGACTTGCCACGTGAGGCTGAGTTCAAGCTCATCAAGGATGTTGTGCTCAGTACCCTGCTGGACTTTCTGCCTGAGggtgtgaacaaagagaaaattACACCGATGACCCTCAAAGAGGCCTACGTGCAGAAGCTAGTCAAAGTGAACACAGAGCAGGACCGCTGGAGCCTCATCTCCCTCTCCAACAATAATGGCCGTAACGTGGAGCTGAAGTTTGTGGACTCAATACGTCGGCAGTTTGAGTTCAGTGTGGACTCTTTTCAGATTGTGCTGGACTCCATGCTCTCCTTCTATGAGGTGGAGCAGGCACCCATGTCAGAGGCCTTTCACCCCACTGTTGGCGGGGAAAGCATGTATGGAGACTTCAACACTGCGCTGACCCACCTGCGAAACAAGCTCATTGCCACCAAGCGGCCTGAGGAGATCCGAGGCGGTGGCCTGCTGAAGTACTGCAACCTGCTGGTGAGGGACTTCCAGCCTGCCAGCGAGGAGGAATTCAAGGGCCTGGAGCGATATATGTGCTCACGCTTCTTCATTGACTTTCCTGACATAGGAGAGCAGCAGCGTAAGGTGGAATCCTACCTCCAGAGCCACTTTGTTGGCGAGGAGAAGAGCAAATACGACTACCTCATGATTCTCCGGCGAGTGGTTAACGAGAGCACGGTGTGCCTCATGGGTCACGAGCGGCGGCAGACCCTTCACCTCATCTCGCTGATGGCCTTCCGAGTCCTGGCGGAGCAGAACGCGATCCCCGACGCGTCCTGCGTCACCTGCTATTACCAGCCAGCGCCTTATGTCCGGGACCACAACTTCAGCAACTACTATGTGGCCAACCAGAACATTCCAACATGGCTGCCGTGTAACTGA